The window CATAGAGTTCGTTGGGCGCGACGTGCGCCTTGATCAACCAGTCCGTCCCCCACCGCACAGTATCGAGAAGCGCGCTCCATTGACCTGCCTTTTCATACCCGGCCCGGTACTCCAGCCCGCCCCACGAGAGAATCGATAACGCCGAACTGAGCGGAAAGGTAAACTTCATATGGTCGCCGGCGTCGTAGTATCCGCCCGTGAGATCTACGCCCTTGTCCGCCCCGTCACTGAGCCCGGAATCCCGCCGCCACGCCACCCGGGTGTCCCCAAGCTTGCCCGAGCGTTGCGCCTCGTAAAAATACAGCGACATCTGGAGAGCTGCGGCGTAGTTGAAATCCGGTCGGCTTTGCGATCCTGAGCGCGCACGGAAAAGCATGCGTCGAGGCGGATCAAGCTTCAGACCCGGCTCCGCCCACAGGGTCAATCGCAACTCCCCCTTGGGCGGGATGGGCAATACTGAGTCCGAGTCCAGCCGATGGTTGGCTCCCGCCTGGGCAGTTTGCGTGCCACCTTGCACGGCGGTGATTCGCCGGGGGAAATCGAGAAAGATCGTCCAGTCGCGCAAGGTCTCCCAACTGTTATTCCTGATCAGGACCTCCGATTCCATCTTGTGGCCGTAATCCTGCACGACGCGATAGATCAGCTCCACCGCTCCATAACGGAGCCGGGCCAGAGCGGGACTGCCATTCCCTGCCAGAGGCTCCGGCTGGGTACTACGCCCAAATCGCGGCTCCCCCAGCAGGAAAATGTCGTCCGGCTTTTCCTCCGCGTTGCTTGCTGGAACACGTTTCGTATCGACCTTCACCCGACGTGGGAGATATCCACCCGGCGACATGCGGAGTTCCACCGTAGCCGAGCGGTCCGGTGCGATGACGCTGTTCCACTCCACCGGCCGCACAAGGTACTGTGTCCCGTCCTGATCGATGACCGTCGCCCCTGAGATGCCCTCGATCTTGCCTGGATAATCAAACCTCAGCGTCCAGCCGTCGATGTCCTGGCCGGTCGGGTTGTCGATGGTAAACTCCCCTGTCACTCCGGAACCCCAGTCATTCACCGTCCGCCACGTCGCGCGTGGCTGCAGGGGCTTGAAGATCTCCCCGATCATCAGCACGCAGATGACGAGGAGAAATCCGAGAATGAGACGGCGAAACATTCCAGCCGCGGGTCTATGTCCGGCGGCGATTACCGCGAACCGTGTTGCAGATACCAGTCGTAGGCTCCGCGAATGCCCTCGCGCAGCGGAATGCGGGGCTTCCAGCCCATGGAAAGCAGCTTCGACATGTCGAGCAGCTTGCGGGGAGTGCCATCGGGTTTCGTCGTATCGAAGACCAGCTCGCCCTGGAACCCGAGCACGTCGCAGACCGTCTCGGCCAGTTCGCGGATGGTCACATCCTCGCCGCAACCGATGTTTACGATCTCCGGCTCGTTGTAATTCTCCAGCAGGAACAAACACGCCTCGGAGAGATCGTCGACGTGGAGGAATTCCCGCCGGGGCGAACCCGTGCCCCACACGACATACGACTTGTCGCCCCGCAACTTGGCCTCGTGGACCTTGCGGATCAGGGCGGGCAGCACGTGGGACGTGTGCAGGTCAAAGTTGTCATTCGGGCCGTAGAGATTCGTCGGCATGCCGGAGATGAAATTCTTCCCGTACTGCTTTGCGTAAGCCTGGCAGAGCTTGATGCCCGCGATCTTGGCCAGGGCATAGGCGTCGTTCGTTGGCTCGAGCGGACCGGAGAGCAGCGAATCCTCGGTGATCGGCTGCGTGGCCAGCTTGGGGTAAATACAGGAGCTGCCGAGAAAGAGCAGCTTATCGACGCCGAAGTCCGCCGCCGCCTCAATGATGTTGTTCTGGATCGTGATGTTCTGGAGCAGGAACTCCACCGGTTGCTCGCTGTTCGCAATGATGCCGCCGACCTTTGCCGCGGCGTCCACCACGAGGCGAGGGCGCTCGGTTTCAAAAAAGCTCCGCACCGCAGCACGATCCAGCAGGTCGAGTTCGGTGCGAGTCCGCGTAAGGATACGGGTATACCCCCCGCGCTCCAGGGCGCGTACGATGCCGCTTCCCACCATCCCCCGGTGGCCTGCCACGTAGACTGGTACGTCTTTACTCATGCAGCCTCCTAGTTATCCGTACAGATACGGATTGGCAATCGGGGTGTTGTCAGGATTTGTCCCGCACCCACGCGCGAGGGTGTCGCTGAAAGCCCACTCCGCCGTAGTACGTGTCGGCTTTCGGGGCGGCGAGGAGGATGATTTTGCAATGCGGTCCCAGTCGCTGCGCGGTGGCCTCGATGAGCTGCCTGCCGATGCCCTGTCGCTGGTACGCCTCATCGACCGCGAGGTCGGAAATATAGCAGCAGTAGGCAAAATCCGTCACCGACCGCGCGATGCCCACGAGCAACTCGCCATCCCACGCCGTCGCGAGGAGCGAGGCATTGGTCAGCATGGCGTCCAGCGTATCCTCGCGGTCGAGCGGACGTCGCTCGCCCAGGGTGGAACGCACCAGGACGTCGCGGAATTGCCCGACCGTGATCGTCTCCGTGGCGGAGTACCGGATCATGCAGCGGCGAGCTGGCGCGAGGCCGCCCGGGTGAGGCGCACAGCCACGCAGGCCTCGGCGAAGGCCAGCAGCTCCGGGCGGCAATCGTCCTTTCTCCGCACCAGGGCAGAAACCTCCGCAGGCACCGAGGGTTGCAGGGTCAGAAAGACAGCGTGCGGGTGCGGCAGATGATCCGCGTCGTCCGGCATGAGCGTCACGCCTTTGCCGGAGGAGACGAGCGCGATGGCGGCCGCGAGATTGTGCGCCTGCTGCTCGATGCAGGGAGCGAACCCTGCTCCCTCGCAGGCTTGGCGGATCGCCTCATTGCGCCCAGGAAAGGTCTGCTCGCAGAAGCCGATGAATTTTTCCTCCTCCAGCTCGGTGAGCTTCACCTTCTTGCGTAAGGCGTACTGGTGGTGATCCGAGACCACGGCGGCCAGCGGCGTGCGGTTCAGCTCGGTGACGTGAAATTCCTTCGCCACCTCGGGGCAGGGCTGGCCGACGAGGGCGATGTCGATCTTCGCATCGCGCAGAGCGGGAATCTGGTCGCCGGGCGAGAGTTCGATGAGATCGACAACCACATCGGGGTACGTCTCGCCAAAGGCCCTCAGGGCCGGCGTCACCACCACGGAGAGCATCGGCGCGATGTAGCCGACCACGATTTTCACCGGGGCGGGATTGCGAAAAGCCTGCAAACGGTCCACCGCCTCGCGGCTTCGGCGCAGAATGTCCCGCGCCTGGGGCAGGAAGGCCTCACCTGCGGGCGTAAGCCGGAGTCCGCCGGACTCGCGCACAAACAACTCCACGCCGAGCTCATCCTCCAGGTCGTGAATCTGCCGGCTGACGGCGGGTTGGGAAATGCGCAGCCGGGACGAGGCGCGGCTGATGTTCAGCTCCT of the Terrimicrobium sacchariphilum genome contains:
- a CDS encoding glycoside hydrolase family 9 protein — translated: MFRRLILGFLLVICVLMIGEIFKPLQPRATWRTVNDWGSGVTGEFTIDNPTGQDIDGWTLRFDYPGKIEGISGATVIDQDGTQYLVRPVEWNSVIAPDRSATVELRMSPGGYLPRRVKVDTKRVPASNAEEKPDDIFLLGEPRFGRSTQPEPLAGNGSPALARLRYGAVELIYRVVQDYGHKMESEVLIRNNSWETLRDWTIFLDFPRRITAVQGGTQTAQAGANHRLDSDSVLPIPPKGELRLTLWAEPGLKLDPPRRMLFRARSGSQSRPDFNYAAALQMSLYFYEAQRSGKLGDTRVAWRRDSGLSDGADKGVDLTGGYYDAGDHMKFTFPLSSALSILSWGGLEYRAGYEKAGQWSALLDTVRWGTDWLIKAHVAPNELYAQVGDGRLDHAYWGPPERMTMKRPSYKITVKAPGSDLAGEASAALASASILFLKEDPAYAALLLRHARELYDFAVAFPGSYSDSVPAAKEFYPSRYGYQDEVAWAAAWLYSATGEKRYLDDATAIYKDSIQGRLTGAAACWDDKRPALAVLMARITRKDIYKRDAEQFLDYWTDGRFGPRVRYTPGGLAWHNEWGPLRYAANAAFLAFVYSDRVADYRYMYHRFAKRQINYILGDNPARRSYLVGFGNNPPMNPHHRASHDSPDNDINNPANNAHILYGALVGGPSSLDDFDYEDNRRDVRQNEVALDYNGGLTGALARMVMLNGGKPMAVFPPK
- a CDS encoding GDP-L-fucose synthase family protein gives rise to the protein MSKDVPVYVAGHRGMVGSGIVRALERGGYTRILTRTRTELDLLDRAAVRSFFETERPRLVVDAAAKVGGIIANSEQPVEFLLQNITIQNNIIEAAADFGVDKLLFLGSSCIYPKLATQPITEDSLLSGPLEPTNDAYALAKIAGIKLCQAYAKQYGKNFISGMPTNLYGPNDNFDLHTSHVLPALIRKVHEAKLRGDKSYVVWGTGSPRREFLHVDDLSEACLFLLENYNEPEIVNIGCGEDVTIRELAETVCDVLGFQGELVFDTTKPDGTPRKLLDMSKLLSMGWKPRIPLREGIRGAYDWYLQHGSR
- a CDS encoding GNAT family N-acetyltransferase, whose translation is MIRYSATETITVGQFRDVLVRSTLGERRPLDREDTLDAMLTNASLLATAWDGELLVGIARSVTDFAYCCYISDLAVDEAYQRQGIGRQLIEATAQRLGPHCKIILLAAPKADTYYGGVGFQRHPRAWVRDKS
- a CDS encoding LysR substrate-binding domain-containing protein; protein product: MELRHLRYFVTAAEELNISRASSRLRISQPAVSRQIHDLEDELGVELFVRESGGLRLTPAGEAFLPQARDILRRSREAVDRLQAFRNPAPVKIVVGYIAPMLSVVVTPALRAFGETYPDVVVDLIELSPGDQIPALRDAKIDIALVGQPCPEVAKEFHVTELNRTPLAAVVSDHHQYALRKKVKLTELEEEKFIGFCEQTFPGRNEAIRQACEGAGFAPCIEQQAHNLAAAIALVSSGKGVTLMPDDADHLPHPHAVFLTLQPSVPAEVSALVRRKDDCRPELLAFAEACVAVRLTRAASRQLAAA